The proteins below are encoded in one region of Campylobacter helveticus:
- a CDS encoding type II toxin-antitoxin system PemK/MazF family toxin, which translates to MVKWQQFDIVWIDLNPTRGAEIEKIRPCVIISPNELCYLKTRLIAPISSKGFEAPYRVNFTLENKKAKILCDQIRCVSIERFKNKIAVLEPKKQKELKEILRQMFE; encoded by the coding sequence ATGGTAAAATGGCAACAATTTGATATTGTTTGGATTGATTTAAATCCCACTCGTGGAGCAGAAATAGAAAAGATTAGACCTTGTGTTATTATATCCCCTAATGAACTTTGTTATCTTAAAACAAGATTGATTGCACCCATTAGCTCAAAAGGTTTTGAAGCACCTTATAGAGTGAATTTTACTCTTGAAAATAAGAAAGCTAAAATTTTATGCGACCAAATAAGATGTGTTAGTATTGAAAGATTTAAAAATAAAATTGCTGTTTTGGAGCCAAAAAAGCAAAAAGAATTGAAAGAGATTTTAAGGCAAATGTTTGAATAA
- a CDS encoding AbrB/MazE/SpoVT family DNA-binding domain-containing protein — protein sequence MTKLIQIGSSYGIRIPKLLIEKANLRNSVIDLQIVEEGLLLKTKNVRSGWDSEALRKEAKKEKVNEDYLSEDLKEWQW from the coding sequence ATGACAAAGCTAATTCAAATCGGTAGTTCTTATGGGATTCGAATCCCTAAGCTTTTGATAGAGAAAGCTAATTTGCGTAATAGTGTCATTGATTTACAAATTGTAGAAGAAGGCTTATTGCTTAAAACAAAAAATGTTAGAAGTGGTTGGGATAGTGAAGCTTTAAGAAAAGAGGCTAAAAAAGAAAAGGTAAATGAGGATTATTTGAGTGAAGATTTAAAAGAGTGGCAATGGTAA
- the icmH gene encoding type IVB secretion system protein IcmH/DotU: MRENFQDTNEVSLLLSSELSGLKNNKVIDYALELLLLTFRLSKVSSLETSAIENLKEEFVNDILTWSSKLSNSKEYDEKDIIKLRYCLCVFIDESLMKNELFMASSWANNTLTIRLFDETLGGDNFYDIALSWLNNPAKNKDFLEFIYALLVLGYKGKYSNNKDVNERILYLCNNIASSLSPLLNINEEFAFTKAYIEHTKENFWQKFQRRYFKATFIGLPLAVILLVYVYVLLDIETNNVRVDENISILLEMDKDINKSKKLL, translated from the coding sequence ATGCGAGAGAATTTTCAAGACACAAATGAAGTAAGTTTGCTTTTAAGTTCTGAACTTAGCGGACTTAAAAATAATAAAGTTATTGACTATGCGTTAGAACTTCTTTTACTCACTTTTAGACTTTCTAAAGTCAGTTCACTTGAAACAAGTGCGATAGAAAATCTTAAAGAAGAATTTGTCAATGACATTTTAACTTGGAGTTCAAAACTAAGCAACTCTAAAGAGTATGATGAAAAGGATATCATTAAGCTTAGGTATTGCCTTTGCGTCTTCATCGATGAAAGCTTAATGAAAAATGAACTTTTTATGGCAAGTTCGTGGGCAAATAACACTCTTACCATTAGACTTTTTGATGAAACTTTAGGGGGAGATAATTTTTATGATATCGCTCTTTCTTGGCTTAACAATCCTGCTAAAAACAAAGATTTTTTAGAATTTATTTATGCCTTGCTTGTATTAGGATATAAGGGCAAATACTCAAACAATAAAGATGTTAATGAAAGGATACTTTATCTTTGTAATAATATAGCTTCATCTTTAAGTCCTCTTTTAAATATAAATGAAGAGTTTGCTTTTACAAAAGCTTATATTGAGCACACCAAAGAAAATTTTTGGCAAAAATTCCAAAGAAGATACTTTAAAGCTACATTTATAGGACTTCCTTTAGCTGTGATTTTACTTGTGTATGTTTATGTTTTATTGGATATTGAAACAAATAATGTAAGAGTTGATGAAAATATTAGCATCTTGCTAGAAATGGATAAAGATATAAATAAAAGTAAAAAACTCTTATAA
- the tssK gene encoding type VI secretion system baseplate subunit TssK — protein MADKLKVAWFNGLNIDKIHFEQQERYLQRYVDVKTIGVGSNLYGIIDIEFSRELLIEGKIALTKISGISKDGSVFDAPQQDLLPEPLELKYDSLVNSIITLKIPLGFMSVADIALLNNMPDTKYIALKSMIGSRIYDETNQDIIQNLEDVSEQSMTFTQEKISLSLASLRLKLGILGDSTTDELELPIAKIKSIDNNKKIELDESFIPTCLDISKNSVVKAFLEEILYSIKSHKEILGNIFKGIDQTKNTLDFSTYLALNLLKKYYLIFSYLNHKDKLHPEFLYEKLVEFQGELGIFNTEGAFLEFIPYKHQNLNESFIPLMNNIRILFAKITSPRYTMANVTSLGNGFYDMFFDNAGIVEEADIFLAISADASYEYLLQNFKSQSKLYTQSKIKNIVATQLKGINIEQIPNIPSALPYLNGYIYYKIDKKDPLFADFKGANVISLYLTHNIKNPDIKMWAVF, from the coding sequence ATGGCAGATAAACTCAAAGTTGCTTGGTTTAATGGCTTAAATATAGACAAAATTCATTTTGAACAACAAGAAAGATATCTGCAAAGGTATGTCGATGTTAAGACCATTGGTGTTGGTAGTAACTTATATGGTATTATAGATATCGAATTTTCTAGGGAATTACTTATAGAGGGCAAAATAGCTCTTACAAAAATTTCTGGTATTAGCAAGGATGGAAGTGTTTTTGATGCACCCCAGCAAGATTTACTTCCCGAACCTTTGGAATTAAAATATGACTCTTTAGTCAATTCTATTATTACTTTAAAAATTCCATTGGGCTTTATGAGTGTAGCTGATATAGCTTTATTAAACAATATGCCAGATACTAAATATATAGCATTAAAGAGTATGATTGGTTCAAGAATTTATGATGAGACAAATCAAGATATCATACAAAATTTAGAAGATGTTAGTGAACAAAGTATGACTTTTACTCAAGAAAAAATTAGCCTTAGTTTAGCAAGTTTAAGACTGAAACTTGGTATATTAGGGGATAGCACAACCGATGAGTTAGAGCTTCCTATCGCCAAAATTAAAAGTATAGATAATAATAAAAAAATAGAACTTGATGAGAGTTTTATCCCAACTTGCCTTGATATCAGTAAAAATTCTGTTGTTAAAGCATTTTTGGAAGAAATTTTATACTCCATAAAATCACATAAAGAAATACTTGGTAATATTTTTAAAGGCATAGACCAAACCAAAAACACTCTTGATTTTAGCACCTATCTAGCTTTGAATTTGCTTAAAAAATATTATCTTATCTTTTCATATCTCAATCACAAAGATAAACTGCATCCTGAATTTTTGTATGAAAAACTTGTTGAATTTCAAGGTGAACTTGGAATTTTTAATACAGAAGGTGCTTTTTTAGAATTTATCCCATACAAACATCAAAATTTAAACGAAAGCTTTATTCCGCTGATGAATAACATACGCATTTTATTTGCCAAAATCACTTCACCTCGTTATACCATGGCAAATGTTACTAGTCTTGGCAATGGTTTTTACGATATGTTCTTTGATAATGCAGGCATAGTGGAAGAAGCTGATATTTTTTTAGCTATCAGTGCTGATGCGAGTTATGAGTATTTACTTCAAAATTTTAAATCTCAAAGCAAACTTTACACCCAAAGTAAGATAAAAAATATCGTTGCCACACAACTTAAAGGCATTAATATAGAACAAATTCCTAATATTCCTTCAGCTTTGCCTTATCTTAATGGATATATTTATTATAAGATAGACAAAAAAGATCCGCTATTTGCTGATTTTAAGGGTGCAAATGTGATTAGTTTATATTTAACTCATAATATCAAAAACCCTGATATAAAAATGTGGGCTGTATTTTAA
- the tssJ gene encoding type VI secretion system lipoprotein TssJ yields the protein MRLKILILLLSLLFFNACSRTVSVSLNNTENSNLNNRNDDVPITLIIYQLKDIKKFENANEVDLIAREDGVLGKDKIDSLKIQLAPQDENVFIIKIEDEEVPYIGVLALFANNTRKITKVWAQTKDANGIWTKSLKFEITHEGIKRVEEFSKKTKKKIEKEQNGR from the coding sequence ATGCGTTTGAAAATTCTTATTCTGCTTTTAAGTTTATTGTTTTTTAATGCTTGTTCAAGAACAGTAAGCGTGAGTCTTAATAACACTGAAAATTCAAATCTAAACAATAGAAACGATGATGTTCCAATCACTCTTATTATCTATCAACTTAAAGATATTAAAAAATTTGAAAATGCAAATGAAGTGGATTTGATCGCTAGAGAAGATGGAGTTTTAGGTAAAGATAAAATTGATTCTTTAAAAATTCAACTTGCCCCACAAGATGAAAATGTTTTTATTATAAAAATAGAAGATGAGGAAGTTCCTTATATAGGAGTGTTAGCTCTCTTTGCCAATAATACTAGAAAAATTACAAAAGTTTGGGCTCAAACTAAAGATGCTAATGGTATTTGGACTAAAAGTTTAAAATTTGAAATTACGCACGAGGGCATTAAAAGAGTGGAAGAATTTAGTAAAAAAACAAAGAAAAAAATAGAGAAAGAGCAAAATGGCAGATAA
- a CDS encoding type VI secretion system domain-containing protein, which produces MSFYEKVEENLDHLELYQLLENEMSKYKTLNHESIKWDKVYECSLELLEQHTIDAKIANYFMLSCLVLKNELCFDKLLKYYENFMQILTQSPNNFGDTKNQILQKKKIKNMSDYFIAEFNKNEFKVSQKINLEFAKLFEELEVLLECKFAKLQIHQKQNIDGKTNVSSPIKQVNVDLKNTNLNSLNDREYRALFLNLANELLQNNADDINAYAFFVEAMWGRIKLMPEHNDYITRIRYVDKNVIKILLESKDNELEHIKIFMENLALNPFWIEGVKLFCEFLEKRKKNTALKLLIVLVSDFITKFENISKLRFESGELMCREEIFNYFVRQEPNSHKNTPNPKNVKKQKEFEQALFDINNENYDNSLFYNINALLDMAKLFEEKEMPKNAKIIYIQLKELMEKTLLKDYLLDDYQKAKARAEKK; this is translated from the coding sequence ATGTCTTTTTATGAAAAAGTAGAGGAAAATTTAGATCATTTAGAGCTTTATCAGCTTTTAGAAAATGAAATGTCAAAGTATAAAACATTAAATCATGAAAGCATTAAGTGGGATAAGGTCTATGAATGTAGCCTAGAGCTTTTAGAACAACACACTATCGATGCTAAAATTGCTAATTATTTTATGCTTTCTTGCCTTGTCTTAAAAAATGAACTTTGTTTCGATAAATTGTTAAAATATTATGAAAATTTTATGCAAATTTTAACACAGAGTCCAAATAATTTTGGCGATACTAAAAATCAAATTCTCCAAAAGAAAAAAATTAAAAATATGAGTGATTATTTTATTGCCGAATTTAATAAAAATGAATTTAAAGTCTCTCAAAAAATAAACTTAGAATTTGCTAAACTTTTTGAAGAACTAGAAGTGCTTTTAGAATGCAAATTTGCTAAACTTCAAATTCATCAAAAACAAAACATAGATGGAAAAACAAATGTGAGTTCCCCCATAAAACAAGTCAATGTCGATTTAAAAAATACAAACCTTAACTCTTTAAATGATAGAGAATATAGAGCTTTGTTTTTAAATTTGGCAAATGAGCTTTTACAAAATAATGCAGATGACATTAACGCCTATGCCTTTTTTGTAGAAGCTATGTGGGGTAGAATCAAATTAATGCCAGAACATAATGATTATATTACAAGAATTCGTTATGTTGATAAAAATGTAATCAAAATTCTACTTGAATCTAAAGATAATGAACTAGAACACATTAAAATTTTTATGGAAAATTTAGCCTTAAATCCTTTTTGGATAGAGGGAGTCAAACTTTTTTGTGAATTTTTAGAAAAACGCAAAAAAAATACAGCTTTAAAACTACTCATTGTTTTGGTAAGTGATTTTATTACTAAATTTGAAAATATTTCAAAACTTAGATTTGAAAGCGGTGAGCTTATGTGTAGAGAAGAAATTTTCAATTATTTTGTAAGGCAAGAACCAAATTCTCATAAAAACACTCCAAACCCAAAAAATGTAAAAAAACAAAAAGAATTTGAACAAGCCCTTTTTGACATCAACAATGAAAACTACGATAACTCCCTTTTTTATAATATCAATGCTTTACTTGATATGGCAAAACTCTTTGAGGAAAAAGAAATGCCAAAAAATGCTAAAATCATCTACATACAACTTAAAGAATTGATGGAAAAAACACTATTAAAAGATTATTTGTTGGATGATTATCAAAAGGCTAAAGCAAGAGCTGAAAAAAAATAG
- the tssB gene encoding type VI secretion system contractile sheath small subunit yields the protein MFDNSKAPKERINITYKAKTNGQNADVELPLKLMVVSNLTGNNKQNLEEREVLTINKNNFNQVMEKLDINTEFNVKNTLGTQAEELEIKLNIKSMKDFSPDHIAKQVPELNKLLQLREALMALKGPMGNIPNFRKAVLEALKDEKTKEKLLLEIKQNNEE from the coding sequence ATGTTTGATAATTCTAAAGCTCCAAAAGAGCGTATCAATATCACATACAAGGCAAAAACAAATGGACAAAATGCTGATGTAGAACTTCCGTTAAAATTGATGGTTGTTTCAAATCTTACAGGAAATAATAAGCAAAATCTTGAAGAAAGAGAAGTCCTAACAATCAATAAAAATAATTTTAATCAAGTGATGGAAAAATTAGATATAAACACCGAATTTAATGTGAAAAATACACTAGGCACACAAGCTGAAGAGCTTGAAATAAAGCTCAATATCAAAAGTATGAAAGACTTTTCACCCGATCACATAGCAAAGCAGGTGCCAGAACTCAATAAACTTTTACAACTTAGAGAAGCTTTAATGGCTTTAAAAGGTCCAATGGGCAATATACCAAATTTTAGAAAAGCGGTTTTAGAAGCTTTGAAAGATGAAAAAACCAAAGAAAAATTACTTTTAGAAATTAAACAAAATAACGAAGAATAA
- the tssC gene encoding type VI secretion system contractile sheath large subunit gives MPKEKIIETPIIESIMEKSKYAKNDESYSIAKRGVAEFISAIVKDDKVEDKINKFALDEMIAHIDTLLSKQMDEILHNEQFQALESTWRGLHFLVDRTDFNENIKINLFDTTKEELLEDFENNPDITQSVLYKNVYSAEYGQFGGEPVGAIIADYQLSTASPDMTFLNKISSIAAMSHSPVLTSCSPKFFGLENYSELANIQDLQSLLEGPQYTRWRTFRENEDSKYAGLMATRFLTRSPYDPEENPIKNFNYKENVHTSHDHLLWGNSAYAFATRLTESFAKYRWCGNIIGPKSGGSVKDLPTYVYESFGTMQAKIPTEVLITDRREFELAENGFITLTLRRDSNNAAFFSANSALKPKVFPNTPEGKEAETNYRLGTQLPYIFLISRLAHYLKVLQREEIGSWKERSDIEKGLNEWVRQYISDQENPPAEVRSRRPFRGAQIKVDDIAGEPGWYKIGLSVRPHFKYMGGNFELSLVGKLDKE, from the coding sequence ATGCCAAAAGAAAAAATCATTGAGACACCAATTATCGAAAGCATAATGGAAAAAAGCAAGTATGCAAAAAATGATGAGAGTTATAGTATCGCAAAAAGGGGCGTGGCTGAATTTATATCAGCTATTGTTAAAGATGATAAAGTTGAAGATAAGATTAATAAATTTGCCCTTGATGAAATGATAGCCCATATTGATACTTTACTCTCAAAGCAAATGGACGAAATATTGCACAATGAACAATTTCAAGCTTTAGAATCGACTTGGAGGGGTTTGCACTTCTTAGTTGATCGCACGGATTTTAATGAAAATATTAAAATTAATCTTTTTGATACTACAAAAGAAGAGCTTTTAGAAGATTTTGAAAATAATCCTGACATTACTCAAAGCGTTCTTTATAAGAATGTTTATTCAGCAGAATATGGACAATTTGGCGGAGAGCCCGTGGGGGCTATTATAGCTGATTATCAATTAAGCACAGCAAGTCCTGATATGACTTTTTTAAACAAAATTTCTAGCATAGCAGCGATGAGTCATTCTCCTGTGCTTACAAGTTGTAGTCCAAAATTTTTTGGCTTGGAAAATTATTCAGAACTTGCTAATATACAAGATTTACAAAGTTTGCTTGAGGGTCCTCAATATACAAGATGGAGAACTTTTAGAGAGAATGAAGACTCTAAGTATGCAGGTTTAATGGCAACTCGCTTTTTAACCCGCTCTCCTTATGACCCTGAAGAAAATCCTATTAAAAATTTTAATTATAAAGAAAATGTTCATACTTCACACGATCATTTACTTTGGGGAAATTCAGCCTATGCTTTTGCTACAAGACTAACTGAAAGTTTTGCAAAATATAGATGGTGTGGTAATATCATAGGACCAAAAAGTGGAGGTAGCGTAAAAGATTTGCCAACTTATGTGTATGAAAGCTTTGGCACAATGCAGGCTAAAATTCCAACTGAGGTTTTAATTACAGATAGAAGAGAATTTGAACTTGCTGAAAATGGCTTTATCACTTTAACACTTAGAAGAGATAGTAATAATGCTGCTTTTTTCTCGGCAAATTCTGCCTTAAAACCAAAAGTATTTCCAAACACCCCTGAAGGCAAAGAAGCAGAGACAAATTATAGGCTAGGCACTCAGCTTCCTTACATTTTCCTTATATCAAGACTTGCTCATTATCTTAAGGTTTTACAAAGAGAAGAAATTGGCTCTTGGAAAGAAAGAAGCGATATAGAAAAAGGACTGAATGAGTGGGTGCGTCAATATATATCAGACCAAGAAAATCCACCTGCTGAAGTAAGAAGTAGAAGACCTTTTAGAGGGGCGCAAATTAAAGTTGATGATATAGCAGGAGAGCCAGGTTGGTATAAGATAGGACTTAGCGTTCGCCCTCATTTTAAATATATGGGGGGAAATTTTGAATTATCTTTAGTAGGTAAACTTGATAAAGAATAA
- the tssE gene encoding type VI secretion system baseplate subunit TssE: protein MSLLNRVIHELDEQNASVAFYENEFEDIKNNIKTLLNTNLDDCIILNDFGIGNFATMNFNSSELCSLMAKEICKLVAKYEKRIQITSITYDNSLGPWQLSFLLGCVLLNDDFQQSLSIQIVFKSNRYCEVV, encoded by the coding sequence ATGTCTTTACTTAATAGGGTTATCCACGAGCTTGATGAGCAAAATGCCAGTGTTGCTTTTTATGAAAATGAATTTGAAGATATTAAAAACAACATAAAAACACTCCTTAATACCAATCTTGATGATTGTATTATCTTAAATGACTTTGGTATAGGAAATTTTGCCACTATGAATTTTAATTCAAGCGAGCTTTGTTCTTTAATGGCAAAAGAAATTTGCAAACTTGTTGCCAAGTATGAAAAAAGGATTCAAATTACATCTATCACCTACGATAATTCTTTAGGTCCTTGGCAGCTTTCTTTTTTACTTGGTTGTGTGTTATTAAATGATGATTTTCAACAAAGTTTAAGCATACAGATTGTTTTTAAAAGCAACCGATACTGCGAGGTTGTATGA
- the tssF gene encoding type VI secretion system baseplate subunit TssF, which produces MKEDIYYYQKELASLYEMRERFVSQFPKLAPFLSLDGKDPDVERIIENLALLTSKLHKELDENIPYIAESLINIISPNYVNAIPSLCMQEFYFNANSKKNKIHIPKDASIKSKSINGVECEFKSSYELTLHPLKIDEVFLASKEKFYTMTLNLSTTKENLEFKELDLKKFLLYLGDDVYTSSILLLYFHLYLKNIKLIAYESAESFKLDSQCVKRVGFNQNESLLSYDDLGFEAFSLLREYFFLPEKFNFIGIEGLELLQNVRGVKFGIEFSFSKPFPKNCIIRKDLFSLSTTPIVNIFTKNAEPFINDGQKDSYPIFIDRVNTNAYEIIQIKAVKAHNSDTGLRVLKNYKNFERFEFIDENNADFYSLSTKKNSQNQSYKTISFFSTNHSAQTISIETLCSNKNLPTLLKIGEINKLEAIKDVSTKNIKIPSPLRIVPVNGTLLWKLVSILSFSYQTMLDKNAFFNVLESYSFDNDKQSEEICKLLKQSIIEIKAHSAYIIDEYITKKGIRCIISIKDSNFYSLGEVYKLGLVLSHFFASFASINSFCELKIKCLDAKESFEYPVQNGKKANL; this is translated from the coding sequence ATGAAAGAGGATATTTATTATTATCAAAAAGAACTTGCTTCTTTATATGAAATGAGAGAGCGGTTTGTTAGTCAATTTCCAAAACTTGCTCCTTTTTTATCTCTTGATGGTAAAGACCCTGATGTAGAAAGAATTATCGAAAATTTAGCTCTTTTAACCTCAAAACTTCATAAAGAACTTGATGAAAATATCCCTTATATAGCAGAATCTTTGATTAATATAATTTCTCCAAATTATGTCAATGCTATTCCATCTTTATGTATGCAAGAATTTTACTTTAATGCAAATTCTAAAAAAAATAAAATCCATATTCCCAAGGATGCAAGCATCAAATCAAAATCTATTAATGGAGTAGAATGCGAATTTAAATCATCTTATGAACTCACTCTTCATCCTTTGAAAATCGATGAAGTTTTTCTTGCGAGTAAAGAAAAATTTTATACAATGACTTTAAATTTAAGCACTACTAAGGAAAATTTAGAATTTAAAGAACTTGATTTGAAAAAGTTTTTGCTTTATTTAGGAGATGATGTATATACTTCTAGCATTTTGCTTTTATATTTTCATTTATATTTAAAAAATATTAAACTCATTGCTTATGAAAGTGCAGAATCTTTCAAGCTTGATTCTCAATGTGTTAAAAGAGTGGGTTTTAATCAAAATGAAAGTTTGCTTTCTTATGATGATTTGGGCTTTGAAGCTTTTTCTTTGCTAAGGGAGTATTTTTTCTTGCCTGAAAAATTTAATTTTATTGGCATTGAAGGGCTTGAACTTTTGCAAAATGTAAGAGGCGTTAAGTTTGGGATAGAATTTAGCTTTTCCAAACCTTTTCCTAAAAATTGTATTATTAGAAAAGATTTATTTTCTCTAAGCACAACTCCTATTGTTAATATTTTTACAAAAAATGCCGAACCTTTTATAAATGATGGACAAAAAGATAGCTACCCCATATTTATTGATAGAGTAAATACAAATGCCTATGAAATCATTCAAATTAAAGCCGTAAAAGCTCATAATAGCGATACGGGTTTAAGGGTGCTTAAAAATTATAAAAATTTTGAACGCTTTGAATTTATAGATGAAAATAATGCTGATTTTTATAGTCTAAGCACTAAAAAAAATTCTCAAAATCAAAGTTACAAAACTATTTCTTTTTTTTCAACTAATCATTCTGCTCAAACCATAAGTATTGAAACTTTATGTTCTAATAAAAATCTTCCAACTTTACTTAAAATAGGTGAAATTAATAAACTTGAAGCCATAAAAGATGTATCGACTAAAAATATAAAAATCCCAAGCCCTTTGAGAATTGTGCCAGTCAATGGCACATTATTATGGAAATTGGTTTCCATACTTTCTTTTTCTTATCAAACTATGCTAGATAAAAACGCATTTTTTAATGTTTTAGAAAGCTATAGCTTTGACAATGATAAACAAAGTGAAGAAATTTGTAAGCTTTTAAAACAAAGCATTATAGAGATAAAGGCTCACTCTGCTTATATTATAGATGAGTATATTACAAAAAAAGGCATAAGATGCATTATAAGCATTAAGGATTCTAATTTTTATTCTTTAGGAGAAGTTTATAAACTAGGGCTTGTTTTATCACATTTTTTTGCTTCTTTTGCAAGCATTAATTCTTTTTGCGAGTTAAAAATCAAATGCCTTGATGCTAAAGAAAGCTTTGAATATCCCGTGCAAAATGGCAAGAAAGCAAATTTATGA
- the tssG gene encoding type VI secretion system baseplate subunit TssG has product MTQYSFYKLLNKLLQTYDKKEIFLRTNKSLKHPHKEIESVHFSQDEKAFLIQIMINFMGLQGSTSQLPNYMLDKLSRKEDDGEGWTLFFDFFNHYILWFFYEIISIKNYSRSFKPDFSDSISQVLFAMLGINDKKIAKQYLPFAPLLLNLRRPKYYIEKVLQSNFNLKEKLSIIEYVPHKITISKNQQNQLGVKNNILGKNNILGKSFLSYQSKIAIFIQDINYVQALEYLPNQTKFKELKESIIFLTNDEFCVDLYLKVSISHRMHFVLGDKAQAKLGWGLILGKPKKNYYLIHTKLYE; this is encoded by the coding sequence ATGACTCAATATAGTTTTTATAAACTTTTAAATAAATTGCTTCAAACATATGACAAAAAGGAGATATTTTTACGAACCAACAAAAGTCTTAAACACCCACATAAAGAGATAGAAAGTGTGCATTTTAGTCAAGATGAAAAAGCATTTTTAATTCAAATAATGATTAATTTTATGGGCTTGCAAGGAAGCACTTCACAACTTCCTAATTATATGCTTGATAAGCTCTCAAGAAAAGAAGATGATGGAGAAGGATGGACTTTATTTTTTGATTTTTTCAACCACTATATTTTATGGTTTTTTTATGAAATCATAAGTATTAAGAATTATTCAAGATCTTTTAAGCCTGATTTTAGTGATTCTATTTCTCAAGTTTTATTTGCTATGCTTGGTATCAATGATAAAAAAATTGCTAAACAATACTTACCCTTTGCTCCTCTACTTTTGAATTTAAGGCGTCCAAAATACTATATAGAAAAGGTTTTGCAAAGTAATTTTAATCTTAAAGAAAAATTAAGCATTATAGAATATGTTCCTCACAAAATCACTATTTCAAAAAATCAACAAAACCAACTCGGTGTGAAAAACAATATCTTAGGAAAAAACAATATCTTAGGAAAAAGCTTTCTTTCTTACCAAAGTAAAATAGCTATTTTTATACAAGATATTAACTATGTGCAAGCCTTAGAGTATCTACCAAATCAAACTAAATTTAAAGAACTTAAAGAAAGTATAATTTTTTTAACAAATGATGAATTTTGTGTGGATTTGTATCTTAAAGTTAGTATCAGTCATAGAATGCATTTTGTTTTAGGTGATAAAGCACAAGCTAAGCTTGGTTGGGGACTTATTTTAGGCAAGCCAAAGAAAAATTATTATCTTATTCACACCAAGCTTTACGAATAA